The genomic segment TTGCCTTCCACGCTCCCACGACATCTCGATACTCTGTCTGGATGACTCTCGCTGAGGGCCGCGGACCATCGGGGAGCCTCGGGGTCACGATAATGGGTTCCCAGCCAAATTGAGGGAGGTACTTGGCAAGCCCGCCAAGTCGCACAGACCCGATCGCGGGGCGTGGAGGGTAAGCGTAGCTGATTAACAGAACCCGCCTCATGAAACCTTTCCGCCGTCAAGACCCGGACCGGACTGAACTAACGCCAGGCAGAGATCTTCGACTCGGCCGACCGAAGGGGAAGCCATGCGGTGCCGAAAAAAGTCATCACATTACATCCTTACTTTTGCATGCGACATGAAAATCGACTGGACGATTACGCTATGCCTCTTAGAATCTTATAATATTTCTCAGCTTCCACATTAGTATGGCAAACATGAATCTCCTCTCTTTCTAAGAGAGAATCAAGAACTTCCCGCCAGAACCCCATCGCTTGATTAGAAAAATTACCGATATGAGTCATATAGCTATGAATAGGCGGCGACATGAACTTTCTTCGATGTCTTAAATTGTAGTAAAGACTTCTAGGATATATTGCCTTTTTTGCCGAATCCGCATTAATAAGAACAAGCCTTCCATCACTTCTCCTTCTCATAACTCCTTTATCAAGATTGATATCAGCATGATAAATTTCCATCACAGATGTTCGTGGAAGGAAGGAAAGAAATTGAGAATCCATCCACCGATATGATCTCTCGTTAAATTTTAGTTCGGAAACAGAAATGAGGTACTTTATTCCATATTCACTAAGTATTTTATCAGTAACACCCAGCTGCCAAGCATGACCAGGCGGAACAAAAACCTCCGGTTTAGAAAGGAATAACGATTCAATTATTTGGAAACTTGTCTGGATATGAAACCGTTGAATATTATACGGCACATTTGAATTTGTATATGTATCGAAGAATTCAATTGGTTTGTTTTTATACTCATGAGTCAGTCCGTGATAACCGAATTCAATGCACTCTGTATTTTCCTTAAGCAAAGCTATAAGCTCTTCCGCATAGGGCAGAGGGGAAGACTCTGGCGCAATATGATTCACGTCCAAATACTTCATAGTAAAACACAGAGGGATTCGCATCTTATATTGCTTGGCGAGACTCAACACATTGCAGTAAAAGTCCATAGTAATTTTCGCACTATCTCTCTCTGGGTTTACGCATGGAAATCCTGCATCATCTACTATGATGAAAAATGGCCATTTTTTTCCGAATAAAATATTCAATAAGCATCTCCCTATTCTCAATACTTATAAGGATTTGCCCCACAACATCTCTACGCCGTCAACCCCGGTCTCACGACCTCGCCAGCGCCCGATATAGCTCTTCCATCTTGCGCATGTTGGTAATATGGTCTGCCCTCTCTACCGCGATCTTTTCACTTCGAGCGCCAAACTCCTGACGAGCAACCTGGTCCTTGATAAGGCGAAGCAAGGCGTTCGCTAGAGCCTCCGCGTCACCTCGAGGAACAACCCAGCCGTTCCACCCATCCTTGATCCACTCGAGGTTTGACGGCGCATCACTTACCACGGCGGGTAGAGCTGCAGCCATAGCCTCCAACAAGGAGACAGAAGTGGTATCAGATTGAGGCACAGATACATACACTTGTGCCCCTCCGTAGCATTCCTCCAACTCTTCGTGGGCCAAGTCACCGATGAAACGAACATGCTTCTCCACGTCGAGATTCCTCGCCAGCGATTCGAACTGAGCCTGAAGGCTGCCGCCTCCGATGAACACAAAATACACATCCCGCCGGATTCTAGAAAGAATCTTCGGGATAGCTCGTATAACCGTGTCTAGGTTATAGATCGGCTCAAAGCGCCGCGTACTCAGCACCACCAGCGCATCC from the Candidatus Methylomirabilis limnetica genome contains:
- a CDS encoding DUF2334 domain-containing protein, producing MNILFGKKWPFFIIVDDAGFPCVNPERDSAKITMDFYCNVLSLAKQYKMRIPLCFTMKYLDVNHIAPESSPLPYAEELIALLKENTECIEFGYHGLTHEYKNKPIEFFDTYTNSNVPYNIQRFHIQTSFQIIESLFLSKPEVFVPPGHAWQLGVTDKILSEYGIKYLISVSELKFNERSYRWMDSQFLSFLPRTSVMEIYHADINLDKGVMRRRSDGRLVLINADSAKKAIYPRSLYYNLRHRRKFMSPPIHSYMTHIGNFSNQAMGFWREVLDSLLEREEIHVCHTNVEAEKYYKILRGIA
- a CDS encoding glycosyltransferase family 4 protein; translated protein: MKLRLFYFAPPKSIHTIRWLSAFVRMGHDVHLATTDVDAGRAIPGVVVHDMNVKGMIPGPVRFIRRWKKVREILRVVNPDIVHGHCVSWSGGYAAYFRRHPLVLTSWGSDILVGPTKSRFRWWVTRWRLRRCDLVTVDSEDLKRAVVALGVSEDRVALIQWGVNVERIHSLRGSGCLRQLAGVPRDALVVLSTRRFEPIYNLDTVIRAIPKILSRIRRDVYFVFIGGGSLQAQFESLARNLDVEKHVRFIGDLAHEELEECYGGAQVYVSVPQSDTTSVSLLEAMAAALPAVVSDAPSNLEWIKDGWNGWVVPRGDAEALANALLRLIKDQVARQEFGARSEKIAVERADHITNMRKMEELYRALARS